In Rhodovulum sulfidophilum DSM 1374, the following are encoded in one genomic region:
- a CDS encoding LysR family transcriptional regulator: MDWDKLRIFYAVADAGSLTHAGESLHLSQSAVSRQIRALEESLGSTLFHRHARGLILTEQGELLFDATSAMARRLDTAVARIRDSVEEVFGELRVTTTTGFGSLWLAKRLPILYQRYPELKIDLMLEEQVLDLPMREADVAIRMKEPSQADLIRLRLMNIKMRLYATRSYLEARGTPATPEDLSDHRLICQNTSSAQVAAGARLVRELMTYNIPSTLTVNNYFGVLQAVLNGLGIGVLPDYVTEDHPHLVRVLDTIESHDVPVFLAYPEELRASRRIAAFREFITEQIMEKRQRDKDTPQM, encoded by the coding sequence ATGGATTGGGACAAGCTCAGGATATTTTATGCGGTTGCCGACGCCGGCAGCCTGACCCATGCCGGCGAAAGCCTGCATCTGTCCCAGTCGGCGGTCTCGCGCCAGATCCGGGCGCTCGAGGAGAGCCTCGGCTCGACCCTCTTCCACCGCCATGCCCGCGGCCTGATCCTGACCGAACAGGGCGAATTGCTGTTCGATGCGACCTCGGCCATGGCGCGGCGCCTCGACACCGCGGTCGCGCGCATCCGCGACAGCGTCGAGGAGGTCTTCGGCGAGCTTCGGGTGACCACGACCACCGGCTTCGGCTCGCTCTGGCTCGCCAAGCGGCTGCCGATCCTCTATCAGCGCTATCCCGAACTCAAGATCGACCTGATGCTTGAAGAGCAGGTGCTCGATCTGCCGATGCGCGAGGCCGATGTCGCGATCCGGATGAAGGAGCCGAGCCAGGCCGACCTGATCCGGCTGCGGCTGATGAACATCAAGATGCGGCTTTATGCGACCCGGTCATATCTCGAGGCGCGCGGCACCCCTGCAACGCCCGAGGATCTTTCCGACCACCGGCTGATCTGCCAGAACACCTCCTCGGCCCAGGTCGCGGCCGGTGCCCGCCTCGTGCGCGAGCTGATGACCTACAACATCCCCTCGACGCTGACGGTGAACAACTATTTCGGTGTGCTGCAGGCGGTTCTGAACGGGCTCGGCATCGGCGTGCTGCCCGATTACGTGACCGAGGACCATCCGCATCTGGTGCGTGTGCTCGACACAATCGAATCGCACGACGTGCCGGTTTTCCTAGCCTATCCCGAGGAATTGCGCGCCTCGCGCCGGATCGCGGCCTTCCGCGAATTCATCACCGAGCAGATCATGGAGAAGCGGCAGCGCGACAAGGACACGCCGCAGATGTGA
- a CDS encoding indolepyruvate ferredoxin oxidoreductase family protein, translating into MTRADIRLQDRYDLSKPSILLNGTQALVRLMLMQAARDRVLGLNTGGYVTGYRGSPLGAVDQQMMRARAELEAAGVLFQPGLNEDLALTALWGTQQAELRGEGARDGVFGLWYGKGPGVDRSGDAIRHANLAGTSARGGVLLAMGDDHTGESSTTCHQSDWAMVDAYVPVLSPAGVQEILDYGIYGYALSRFAGVLVGLKVMKDTVEVTSVVDGRPGRMEVTAPDYPLPPGGLNIRLNDHWVPQEARMIDHKRFAAEAFAHANRIDRRVWGGPGAKIGLVAAGKTWLDLVHALELLGIGEAEAERLGIATYKVGQVWPLDMKSFAEFSEGLELIVVVEEKRKLIEVQAKEAIFHDRRGRRIYGWKNDRGEELFPTRYALDPVMIAETLGRILIEEGRGSDRLSAALERIREARRADNAEDMAARLPYFCAGCPHNSSTRVPEGGRAYAGIGCHIMALWMDRDTSGFTHMGAEGANWIGEAPFSTRGHVFQNLGDGTYNHSGRLAIHAAIAAGVNITYKILYNDAVAMTGGQGNDGGLTARQIVDELLAAGVARVEVVYDEKEDLDPGGFPAAVACHPRADLMAVQTRLSGIGGVTALVYIQTCAAEKRRRRKKGAFPDPDRRVFINTDICEGCGDCGVQSNCVAIVPVETELGRKRAIDQSACNKDFSCLNGFCPSFVTLKGARPRKEASAEVEIGALPAPALPEIEGTWNLVIAGVGGTGAVTIGAILAMAAHVDGKGAGMMEMAGLAQKGGAVHIHCRIAARPEDISAIRVAVGEADAVIGGDLVVTAGARTVGLMTQGRTGAVVNSHDIVTGAFTRDPEFRVPSDRLELALKARLKDRLQLFDATELARRLMGDTIYANMIVTGAAWQQGLIPLSHEAIDRAIELNGAGVAGNRRAFEIGRWAAAEPGAAARVLASETVEKPRSLRERIAFREAHLRAYQSGRLARRYRRLVERFEDPFLRAAVAKGYHKLLAYKDEYEVARLHLDTAAKARAEFEGDLEITWHLAPPFLKGRGADGRPRKRAFGPWMERGFRLLAALRRLRGTPFDPFGWQEERQRERAAIRRYEADMEEILARLSPSTLTAATALAELPLSVRGFGPVRVEAERAADDRRAALLAEIRAGGAALDRAAE; encoded by the coding sequence ATGACCAGAGCCGATATCCGCCTGCAGGACCGTTACGACCTGTCGAAGCCCTCTATCTTGCTGAACGGAACGCAGGCGCTGGTGCGATTGATGCTGATGCAGGCCGCGCGCGACCGGGTGCTGGGGCTGAACACGGGCGGGTATGTCACCGGCTATCGGGGCTCGCCGCTGGGCGCGGTCGATCAGCAGATGATGCGGGCGCGGGCCGAGCTGGAGGCGGCGGGGGTCCTGTTTCAGCCGGGGCTGAACGAGGATCTGGCGCTCACCGCGCTTTGGGGGACGCAGCAGGCCGAGCTGAGGGGCGAGGGCGCCCGCGACGGGGTGTTCGGGCTCTGGTACGGCAAGGGGCCGGGGGTCGACCGTTCGGGCGATGCGATCCGTCATGCCAACCTGGCCGGAACCTCGGCCCGGGGCGGGGTGCTGCTGGCGATGGGCGACGATCATACCGGCGAATCCTCGACCACCTGCCACCAGTCCGACTGGGCGATGGTCGATGCCTATGTGCCGGTGCTGTCGCCCGCGGGTGTGCAGGAGATCCTAGATTACGGGATCTACGGCTATGCGCTGTCGCGCTTTGCCGGGGTGCTGGTCGGGCTGAAGGTGATGAAGGACACGGTCGAGGTGACCTCGGTCGTCGATGGCCGCCCCGGGCGGATGGAGGTCACGGCTCCCGATTATCCGCTGCCGCCGGGCGGGCTGAACATCCGGCTGAACGATCACTGGGTGCCGCAGGAGGCGCGCATGATCGACCACAAGCGCTTTGCGGCCGAGGCCTTCGCCCATGCCAATCGGATCGACCGGCGGGTCTGGGGCGGGCCGGGGGCGAAGATCGGGCTGGTGGCGGCGGGCAAGACCTGGCTCGATCTGGTCCACGCGCTGGAGCTTCTGGGGATCGGCGAGGCCGAGGCCGAACGGCTGGGGATCGCCACCTACAAGGTCGGGCAGGTCTGGCCGCTGGACATGAAGAGCTTTGCCGAATTCTCGGAAGGGCTCGAGCTGATCGTGGTGGTCGAGGAAAAGCGCAAGCTGATCGAGGTGCAGGCCAAGGAGGCGATCTTCCATGACCGCCGCGGCCGCCGGATCTACGGCTGGAAGAACGACCGCGGCGAAGAGCTTTTCCCGACCCGCTATGCGCTCGATCCGGTGATGATCGCCGAGACGCTTGGCCGGATCCTGATCGAGGAGGGGCGCGGCAGCGACCGGCTCTCGGCCGCGCTCGAGCGCATCCGCGAGGCGCGGCGCGCCGACAATGCCGAGGACATGGCGGCGCGGTTGCCGTATTTCTGCGCGGGCTGTCCGCATAACAGCTCGACCCGGGTGCCCGAGGGCGGGCGCGCCTATGCCGGGATCGGCTGCCATATCATGGCGCTCTGGATGGATCGCGACACCAGCGGCTTTACCCATATGGGGGCCGAGGGCGCGAACTGGATCGGCGAGGCGCCGTTCTCGACCCGGGGCCATGTGTTCCAGAACCTGGGCGACGGCACCTACAACCATTCGGGACGGCTGGCGATCCATGCCGCCATCGCGGCCGGCGTCAACATCACCTACAAGATCCTCTATAACGATGCGGTCGCCATGACCGGCGGGCAAGGCAATGATGGCGGTCTGACCGCGCGCCAGATCGTCGACGAATTGCTGGCGGCCGGGGTGGCGCGGGTCGAGGTCGTCTATGACGAGAAGGAAGACCTCGATCCCGGGGGCTTTCCGGCCGCTGTCGCCTGCCATCCCCGCGCGGATCTGATGGCGGTGCAGACGCGGCTGTCCGGGATCGGGGGCGTGACCGCGCTGGTCTATATCCAGACCTGTGCCGCCGAGAAGCGCCGCCGCCGCAAGAAGGGCGCCTTCCCCGATCCCGACAGGCGGGTCTTCATCAATACCGATATCTGCGAGGGCTGCGGCGATTGCGGGGTGCAGTCGAATTGCGTCGCCATCGTGCCGGTCGAGACCGAGCTGGGCCGCAAGCGCGCCATCGACCAGTCGGCCTGCAACAAGGATTTCTCCTGCCTCAACGGCTTCTGCCCCTCTTTCGTTACGCTGAAGGGGGCGCGGCCGCGCAAAGAGGCTTCGGCCGAGGTCGAGATCGGCGCGCTGCCCGCGCCCGCGCTGCCCGAGATTGAGGGGACCTGGAACCTGGTCATCGCCGGGGTCGGCGGCACCGGCGCCGTGACCATCGGCGCGATCCTGGCCATGGCCGCCCATGTCGACGGCAAGGGCGCGGGGATGATGGAGATGGCCGGGCTGGCCCAGAAGGGGGGCGCGGTGCATATCCATTGCCGGATCGCCGCGCGGCCGGAGGACATCTCGGCGATCCGGGTCGCGGTCGGCGAGGCCGATGCGGTGATCGGGGGTGATCTTGTGGTGACGGCGGGGGCCAGGACCGTCGGGCTGATGACCCAGGGCCGTACCGGGGCGGTGGTCAACAGCCATGATATCGTGACCGGCGCCTTCACCCGCGATCCGGAATTCCGGGTGCCCTCGGACCGGCTGGAACTGGCGCTGAAGGCGCGGCTGAAGGACCGGCTGCAGCTTTTCGATGCGACCGAGCTTGCGCGGCGGCTGATGGGCGACACGATCTATGCCAACATGATCGTCACCGGGGCGGCCTGGCAGCAGGGGCTGATCCCGCTCTCGCATGAGGCCATCGACCGGGCGATCGAACTGAACGGGGCGGGGGTCGCGGGCAACCGGCGCGCTTTCGAGATCGGGCGCTGGGCGGCGGCCGAGCCGGGCGCCGCGGCCCGGGTGCTGGCCTCCGAGACGGTCGAGAAGCCCCGCTCGCTCCGCGAGCGGATCGCGTTCCGCGAGGCGCATCTGCGGGCCTATCAGTCGGGACGGCTGGCCCGGCGCTATCGCCGTCTGGTCGAGCGCTTCGAGGACCCGTTCCTGCGCGCCGCGGTCGCGAAGGGCTATCACAAGCTTCTGGCCTACAAGGACGAATACGAGGTCGCGCGGCTGCATCTGGACACCGCCGCGAAGGCGCGCGCCGAATTCGAGGGCGATCTCGAGATCACCTGGCACCTCGCGCCACCCTTCCTCAAGGGGCGCGGGGCCGATGGCCGTCCGAGAAAACGCGCCTTCGGGCCGTGGATGGAGCGGGGCTTTCGGCTGCTTGCAGCGCTGCGGCGGCTGCGCGGCACGCCCTTCGATCCGTTCGGCTGGCAGGAGGAACGGCAGCGCGAACGCGCGGCGATCCGGCGCTACGAGGCCGACATGGAGGAGATTCTGGCGCGGCTCTCGCCCTCGACGCTGACGGCGGCGACGGCGCTGGCCGAACTGCCGCTGTCGGTGCGCGGCTTCGGGCCGGTCAGGGTAGAGGCCGAACGGGCGGCCGATGATAGGCGCGCGGCGCTTCTGGCCGAGATCCGGGCGGGCGGGGCAGCGCTCGACAGGGCGGCCGAGTAG
- a CDS encoding glutamate racemase encodes MAVGVFDSGLGGLTVLDAVARRLPEVPFVYFGDNAHAPYGIRDAEDVYRLTTDAVSRLFDAGCDLAILACNTASAAALRRMQESWVPKDKRVLGVFVPLIEALTERQWGDNSPPREVAVKHVALFATPATVSSRAFQRELAFRAIGVDVEAQPCGGLVDAIEAGDEMLAEALVRSHVEALKRRMPHPEAAILGCTHYPLLQDVFQEALGAGVKVYSQANLVAESLADYLGRHPEMQGPGGEAMFLTTGDPGFVSDKATQFLRRRIEFRAA; translated from the coding sequence ATGGCGGTTGGTGTCTTCGATTCCGGACTTGGCGGTCTGACGGTGCTGGACGCGGTGGCCCGCAGGCTGCCCGAGGTGCCCTTCGTCTATTTCGGCGACAACGCCCATGCGCCCTATGGCATCCGCGATGCCGAGGATGTCTACCGGCTGACCACCGATGCGGTCTCGCGCCTGTTCGATGCGGGCTGCGATCTGGCGATTCTCGCCTGCAATACCGCCTCGGCTGCCGCGCTCCGGCGGATGCAGGAAAGCTGGGTGCCGAAGGACAAGCGCGTGCTGGGCGTGTTCGTGCCGCTGATCGAGGCGCTGACCGAACGGCAATGGGGCGACAACTCGCCCCCGCGCGAGGTCGCGGTCAAGCATGTGGCCCTGTTCGCGACGCCCGCGACCGTGTCCAGCCGCGCCTTCCAGCGCGAACTGGCCTTTCGCGCCATTGGCGTCGATGTCGAGGCCCAGCCCTGCGGCGGGCTCGTCGATGCCATCGAGGCGGGCGACGAGATGCTGGCCGAGGCGCTGGTGCGCTCCCATGTCGAGGCGCTGAAGCGGCGGATGCCGCATCCCGAGGCGGCGATCCTCGGCTGTACCCATTACCCGCTGCTGCAGGACGTCTTCCAGGAGGCGCTGGGCGCGGGGGTCAAGGTCTATTCCCAGGCCAATCTGGTGGCCGAGAGCCTTGCCGACTATCTGGGCCGACATCCCGAGATGCAGGGGCCGGGCGGCGAGGCGATGTTCCTGACCACCGGAGATCCGGGCTTCGTGTCGGACAAGGCCACCCAGTTCCTGCGCCGGCGCATCGAGTTTCGCGCTGCCTGA
- a CDS encoding VPLPA-CTERM sorting domain-containing protein, which produces MGYGMKRVFAAAALAATFAFGGAVSAATIVLDGSKDIRLNLNDVSDLALSFSLDDAAASYTNWGGTIKWSTREDGRKDSDGPWGSCLNCGYDGGGWDLKYDPYSDSNKTSTDLKLDFGKTLKTVYVWIRPTYGNGKGSVSYEDGSAGTPDIAPVPLPAGGLLLVSALGAALLLRKRGRKAA; this is translated from the coding sequence TTGGGGTATGGAATGAAACGAGTATTTGCCGCGGCTGCCCTTGCGGCAACTTTCGCCTTTGGCGGCGCTGTCTCCGCCGCGACGATCGTGCTGGATGGCAGCAAGGATATCCGGCTGAATTTGAACGATGTCAGCGATCTTGCCCTGTCTTTCTCGCTTGATGACGCTGCCGCGAGCTACACGAATTGGGGCGGCACAATCAAATGGTCCACCCGCGAGGACGGCCGGAAGGACTCGGACGGCCCCTGGGGAAGCTGCCTCAACTGTGGCTATGACGGCGGCGGCTGGGACCTGAAATACGATCCTTACAGCGATTCGAACAAGACCAGCACCGATCTGAAGCTCGATTTCGGCAAGACGCTCAAGACCGTCTATGTCTGGATTCGTCCGACCTACGGGAACGGGAAAGGGTCCGTGTCCTACGAGGATGGCAGCGCCGGCACGCCCGATATCGCACCTGTGCCGCTGCCCGCGGGCGGGCTCCTGCTGGTTTCGGCCCTTGGCGCGGCGCTGCTGCTGCGCAAGCGGGGTCGGAAGGCAGCCTGA
- the argC gene encoding N-acetyl-gamma-glutamyl-phosphate reductase has translation MTTSVAILGASGYTGAELIRLIATHPDLRITALSGERKAGMAMASVFPHLRHLDLPDLVKIDEIDFASVDLVFCALPHATSQAVIDKLPRDLKIVDLSADFRLRDPAAYEKWYGKPHAAVELQQEAVYGLTEFYRDEIRRARLVACTGCNAAAGQYALRPLIEAGLIDLDEIVIDLKAGVSGAGRALKENLLHAELSEGFHAYSAGGIHRHLGEFDQEFSKIAGRPVEVQFTPHLIPANRGILATVYVRGEARDIHATLAKAYADETFIEVLPFGEHPSTRHVRGSNFAHVGVVADRRQGRAMVIVAIDNLTKGSSGQALQNANLMLGIAEETGLMLAPCFP, from the coding sequence ATGACTACATCCGTCGCCATTCTCGGCGCCTCGGGCTATACCGGGGCAGAACTCATCCGGCTGATCGCGACCCATCCGGACCTTCGCATCACCGCGCTGTCGGGCGAGCGAAAGGCCGGCATGGCGATGGCCTCGGTGTTCCCGCATCTGCGCCATCTTGACCTGCCCGATCTGGTGAAAATCGATGAAATCGACTTCGCCTCCGTCGATCTGGTCTTCTGCGCGCTGCCGCATGCCACCAGCCAGGCGGTGATCGATAAACTGCCGCGCGACCTGAAGATCGTCGATCTGTCGGCCGATTTCCGGCTGCGCGATCCGGCCGCCTATGAAAAATGGTATGGCAAGCCCCATGCCGCCGTCGAGCTGCAGCAGGAAGCCGTCTATGGCCTCACCGAATTCTACCGCGATGAGATTCGCCGCGCCCGGCTGGTGGCATGCACCGGCTGCAATGCCGCCGCCGGACAATATGCGCTCCGGCCGCTGATCGAGGCCGGGCTGATCGACCTTGACGAGATTGTGATCGACCTCAAGGCCGGGGTCTCGGGCGCGGGGCGGGCGCTGAAGGAAAACCTGCTTCATGCCGAGCTGTCGGAAGGCTTCCACGCCTATTCCGCGGGCGGGATTCACAGGCATCTGGGTGAATTCGATCAGGAATTCTCGAAGATCGCCGGACGGCCGGTCGAGGTGCAGTTCACCCCGCATCTGATCCCCGCCAACCGGGGCATTCTGGCCACCGTCTATGTCAGGGGCGAGGCCCGCGACATTCATGCCACCTTGGCAAAGGCCTATGCCGATGAAACCTTCATCGAGGTCCTGCCCTTCGGCGAGCATCCTTCGACCCGGCATGTCCGGGGCTCGAACTTTGCGCATGTCGGCGTGGTGGCGGACCGGCGGCAGGGCCGGGCCATGGTGATCGTGGCGATCGACAACCTGACCAAGGGCTCGTCGGGGCAGGCGCTGCAGAACGCCAACCTGATGCTTGGGATCGCCGAGGAAACCGGCCTGATGCTGGCCCCCTGCTTCCCCTGA
- the ccmE gene encoding cytochrome c maturation protein CcmE codes for MRGLKKRRRIQIIVLAFVALGLSTGLIGYAMRDGINFFRSPSQVAEAPPPPTETFRIGGLVEAGTLKRGQGETIRFSVTDGGASVPVTYTGVLPDLFKENQGMVGTGRLVDGVFEAREILAKHDESYMPKEVVDALKEQGVYRDPEVEGANGS; via the coding sequence ATGCGCGGACTGAAGAAGAGACGGCGGATACAGATCATCGTTCTGGCCTTCGTGGCGCTGGGCCTGTCGACCGGGCTGATCGGCTATGCGATGCGCGACGGCATCAACTTCTTCCGCTCGCCGAGTCAGGTGGCCGAGGCGCCGCCGCCGCCTACCGAGACCTTCCGCATCGGCGGGCTGGTCGAGGCGGGAACGCTCAAGCGCGGGCAGGGCGAGACCATCCGCTTCAGTGTCACCGATGGCGGCGCCAGCGTGCCCGTCACCTATACCGGCGTGCTGCCCGACCTGTTCAAGGAGAACCAGGGCATGGTCGGCACAGGCCGGCTGGTCGACGGCGTGTTCGAGGCCCGCGAGATCCTTGCCAAGCATGACGAAAGCTACATGCCGAAGGAAGTGGTCGACGCGCTGAAGGAGCAGGGCGTATATCGTGACCCGGAGGTTGAGGGCGCGAACGGCAGCTAA
- a CDS encoding holin-associated N-acetylmuramidase: MKTVEELAREIVLREGGFVDDPDDPGGPTKHGVTIGTMRRLGLDLTGDGQIDSDDVRGLDPGGAVAIYVEHYFRRPRLDALPEALHASVFDMYVNAGANAVRILQRLLNEMDQPCAVDGAVGPETVRAARAAAEAAPGHIADAYGIARRNYYYALADRRPVSRKYACRRDGGKGGWILRAEEFISPRYRLSEAEHRERVARWG; the protein is encoded by the coding sequence ATGAAGACAGTGGAAGAGCTGGCGCGGGAGATCGTCCTGCGCGAAGGTGGTTTCGTCGACGATCCCGACGATCCGGGCGGGCCGACCAAGCATGGCGTCACCATCGGCACGATGCGGCGGCTCGGGCTCGACCTGACCGGGGACGGGCAGATCGACAGCGACGATGTCCGGGGGCTCGATCCCGGTGGGGCGGTCGCGATCTATGTCGAGCATTATTTCCGGCGCCCCAGGCTTGATGCGCTGCCCGAGGCGCTGCATGCCTCGGTCTTCGACATGTATGTGAATGCGGGCGCCAATGCGGTGCGCATTCTGCAGCGCTTGCTGAACGAGATGGACCAGCCCTGCGCGGTCGACGGTGCGGTCGGCCCTGAGACGGTGCGCGCCGCGCGCGCCGCGGCCGAGGCGGCTCCGGGGCATATCGCCGATGCCTATGGCATCGCCCGGCGCAACTACTATTACGCGCTGGCCGACCGCCGCCCGGTCAGTCGGAAATATGCCTGCCGCCGCGACGGCGGAAAGGGCGGCTGGATCCTCCGGGCCGAGGAATTCATCTCTCCGCGCTACCGGCTGAGCGAGGCGGAGCATCGGGAAAGGGTCGCGCGATGGGGGTGA
- a CDS encoding holin family protein — protein sequence MGVMNGALGMLFSGGPTAIREAAEVFRVNAEAADMRDLELRRAVLEEFAHEFAQPRATLFDRLIDGANRLPRPLMALGTVGLAISAMVDPVWFAARMQGMALVPEPLWWLMGAIISFYFGARYQAKGQDFQRSIAGTMAMAPVVARNLQQLRALSDTAQAVPDGPQDSGTVPRSQGPNPALDDWRAGL from the coding sequence ATGGGGGTGATGAACGGGGCATTGGGCATGCTGTTTTCCGGCGGTCCGACGGCGATCCGCGAGGCGGCCGAGGTGTTCCGGGTCAATGCCGAGGCGGCCGACATGCGCGATCTCGAGTTGCGGCGCGCCGTGCTGGAGGAATTCGCCCATGAATTCGCGCAACCGCGCGCCACATTGTTCGACCGGCTGATCGACGGCGCCAACCGCCTGCCGCGCCCGCTGATGGCGCTGGGGACGGTGGGGCTGGCGATCTCGGCGATGGTCGATCCGGTCTGGTTCGCGGCGCGGATGCAGGGCATGGCGCTGGTGCCCGAGCCGCTCTGGTGGCTGATGGGGGCGATCATCAGCTTCTATTTCGGCGCGCGCTATCAGGCCAAGGGTCAGGATTTTCAACGCTCGATCGCCGGAACGATGGCGATGGCGCCGGTGGTCGCGCGCAATCTGCAGCAGTTGCGGGCGCTGTCCGATACGGCCCAGGCCGTGCCTGACGGCCCGCAGGACAGCGGCACGGTGCCGCGGTCGCAGGGCCCGAACCCGGCGCTGGACGACTGGCGGGCGGGGCTTTGA
- a CDS encoding heme lyase CcmF/NrfE family subunit, whose amino-acid sequence MVIELGHFALALAFAIALVQAIVPLIGAHKGWSGWMAMAEPAAMAQFLLTAFSFGVLTYAFVVSDFSLRVVVENSHTLKPMLYKVSGVWGNHEGSMLLWVLIVSLYGALAAWFGGGLPPGLKARVLAVQAAIGAAFYAFILFTSNPFERLAEAPFDGQDLNPLLQDPGLAFHPPFLYLGYVGLSICFSFAVAALIEGRVDAAWGRWVRPWTLAAWICLTVGIALGSWWAYYELGWGGFWFWDPVENASFMPWLIAAALLHSAIVVEKREALKSWTILLSIVAFGFSLVGAFITRSGIITSVHAFANDPERGVFLLMILLVFMGGALTLFAARASAMEAKGVFGAVSRESALVFNNILLAVAALVVFVGTIWPLVAEMAFGRKLSVGAPFFDMAFTPFMVALALLLPLGSILPWKRARLGRAAKTVLPAALLAVALGALIWAMQTGRSALGPVGVALGVWLIAGALVDLGLRAGRGKGLAARAARLARLPRADWGKAVAHAGLGITMIGISAMLAWNQEDIRVAQIGERYELGSYGFQLDRVQKLEGPNYISTMATVSVWRGDRQITEMHPEKRVYPVAGMPTTEAAIDSGLLRDLYLAIGDPQDNGGWAVRTYIKPFANWIWMGAIVMALGGLLSLSDRRVRVAAGARKERGPTLPQPAE is encoded by the coding sequence ATGGTTATCGAGCTCGGCCACTTTGCCCTCGCCCTCGCCTTCGCCATTGCTCTGGTGCAGGCGATCGTTCCGTTGATCGGCGCCCACAAGGGCTGGAGCGGCTGGATGGCGATGGCCGAACCGGCCGCCATGGCGCAATTCCTGCTGACCGCCTTCAGCTTCGGGGTCCTGACCTACGCGTTCGTGGTCTCGGATTTCTCGCTTCGGGTCGTGGTCGAGAATTCGCATACGCTCAAGCCGATGCTCTACAAGGTCTCCGGCGTCTGGGGCAATCACGAGGGCTCGATGCTGCTCTGGGTGCTGATCGTGTCGCTTTACGGCGCGCTCGCGGCCTGGTTCGGCGGCGGCCTGCCGCCCGGACTGAAGGCGCGGGTTCTGGCGGTGCAGGCGGCCATCGGCGCGGCCTTCTATGCCTTCATCCTGTTCACCTCGAACCCGTTCGAACGCCTTGCCGAGGCGCCCTTCGACGGGCAGGACCTGAACCCGCTGCTGCAGGATCCCGGGCTCGCCTTCCATCCGCCCTTCCTCTATCTCGGCTATGTCGGGCTTTCGATCTGCTTCTCCTTCGCGGTCGCCGCCCTGATCGAGGGCCGGGTCGATGCCGCCTGGGGACGCTGGGTCAGGCCCTGGACGCTGGCGGCCTGGATCTGCCTGACCGTCGGCATCGCGCTGGGGTCGTGGTGGGCCTATTACGAACTGGGCTGGGGCGGTTTCTGGTTCTGGGATCCGGTCGAGAACGCCTCCTTCATGCCCTGGCTGATCGCCGCCGCCTTGCTGCATTCGGCCATCGTGGTCGAGAAGCGCGAGGCGCTGAAGAGCTGGACGATCCTCCTGTCCATCGTCGCCTTCGGTTTCTCGCTGGTCGGGGCCTTCATCACCCGCTCGGGGATCATCACCAGCGTGCATGCCTTCGCCAACGACCCCGAGCGCGGCGTCTTCCTGCTGATGATCCTGCTGGTCTTCATGGGCGGCGCGCTGACGCTGTTCGCCGCGCGGGCAAGCGCGATGGAGGCCAAGGGCGTCTTCGGCGCGGTCAGCCGGGAATCGGCGCTGGTCTTCAACAACATCCTGCTGGCGGTCGCGGCGCTGGTCGTCTTCGTCGGCACGATCTGGCCGCTGGTGGCCGAGATGGCCTTCGGCCGCAAGCTTTCGGTCGGCGCGCCCTTCTTCGACATGGCCTTCACGCCCTTCATGGTGGCGCTGGCATTGCTGCTGCCGCTGGGCTCGATCCTGCCATGGAAGCGCGCGCGGCTCGGCCGTGCGGCGAAAACCGTGCTGCCCGCGGCCTTGCTGGCGGTTGCGCTCGGCGCCCTGATCTGGGCGATGCAGACCGGTCGCAGCGCGCTCGGTCCGGTGGGCGTGGCGCTTGGCGTCTGGCTGATCGCGGGCGCGCTTGTCGATCTCGGGCTGCGCGCCGGACGCGGCAAGGGGCTTGCGGCCCGGGCCGCCCGGCTTGCGCGGCTGCCGCGCGCGGATTGGGGCAAGGCGGTTGCCCATGCCGGGCTCGGGATCACCATGATCGGGATCTCGGCGATGCTGGCCTGGAACCAGGAGGACATCCGCGTGGCCCAGATCGGCGAGCGCTACGAGCTTGGCAGCTATGGCTTCCAGCTCGACCGGGTGCAGAAGCTGGAAGGCCCGAACTACATTTCGACCATGGCCACCGTCAGCGTCTGGCGCGGCGACCGTCAGATCACCGAGATGCATCCCGAAAAGCGGGTCTATCCGGTCGCGGGCATGCCCACCACGGAAGCCGCGATCGACAGCGGCTTGCTGCGCGATCTCTATCTCGCCATCGGCGATCCGCAGGACAATGGCGGCTGGGCGGTGCGCACCTATATCAAGCCCTTCGCCAACTGGATCTGGATGGGCGCCATCGTGATGGCTCTGGGCGGGCTTCTCAGCCTCTCGGACCGCCGTGTCCGCGTCGCGGCCGGCGCGCGCAAGGAGCGCGGCCCGACCCTGCCGCAGCCCGCAGAATGA